The proteins below are encoded in one region of Gammaproteobacteria bacterium:
- a CDS encoding ATP-binding protein: MRHALRRLRASGLPGRHIGVDDPQAGVPFAGSETATVRIDPGLRNADWLVGVWDWARDRAWRHERGFVLALDEIQYVEGWSAVVKGLWDRDRETGCPLKVIILGSAPWSLLTGRGESLAGRFMPLDVRHWSLQEMVIAFDLTLNEYLFFGGYPGAAALIRDMRMWRGYVVNAIIAPVFGRDILTLTRVDKPALMRQLVDLVPEYSGQIVTYTYLVGRLRDAGNVTTVGHYLDLLSDAGIVAHLPNYSGSAVHRTRSSPKLNVLNTGLMTALSGYCLDQALADRTFWGRVVESAIGAHLYNTLEAAMSLSYWRDDPDEVDFVLAQGPRVLGIEVKSGARARPGRGLQAFKQRFPKARTLLVGGERGVPLNEFLAEPASHWLERDG, translated from the coding sequence GTGCGGCACGCGCTGAGACGCCTGCGCGCGTCCGGGCTCCCCGGCCGCCACATCGGGGTGGACGACCCTCAAGCAGGCGTACCCTTTGCGGGATCGGAGACAGCCACCGTCCGCATCGATCCTGGGTTACGCAACGCCGATTGGCTCGTCGGCGTCTGGGACTGGGCCCGCGACCGGGCATGGCGGCACGAGCGCGGGTTTGTCCTGGCCCTCGACGAGATCCAGTACGTGGAGGGCTGGTCGGCTGTGGTGAAGGGACTCTGGGACCGCGATCGCGAGACGGGGTGCCCGCTCAAGGTGATCATCCTCGGATCCGCGCCCTGGAGCCTGCTCACGGGACGAGGCGAGAGCCTGGCCGGACGCTTCATGCCGCTCGATGTGCGTCACTGGTCGTTGCAGGAAATGGTAATCGCCTTCGACTTGACGCTCAACGAGTATCTGTTTTTCGGGGGCTACCCGGGCGCTGCGGCGTTGATCCGGGACATGAGGATGTGGCGCGGATATGTGGTGAATGCCATCATCGCGCCGGTCTTCGGGCGCGACATCCTGACGCTGACGCGGGTGGACAAGCCCGCGCTGATGCGCCAGCTCGTGGACCTGGTCCCGGAGTACTCGGGGCAGATCGTCACTTACACCTACCTGGTGGGGCGGCTCCGGGACGCCGGGAACGTGACGACCGTGGGCCACTATCTCGACCTCCTGTCCGACGCCGGCATCGTGGCCCACCTGCCCAACTACTCGGGGAGCGCCGTCCATCGAACCCGCTCCAGCCCCAAGCTGAACGTGCTCAACACCGGGCTGATGACGGCGCTGTCGGGCTATTGCTTGGATCAGGCCCTCGCCGACCGCACGTTCTGGGGCCGCGTGGTCGAAAGCGCGATCGGAGCGCACCTCTACAACACCCTCGAAGCGGCCATGAGCCTCAGCTACTGGAGGGACGATCCCGACGAAGTCGACTTCGTACTCGCGCAGGGACCCCGCGTCCTCGGCATCGAGGTCAAGAGCGGGGCACGGGCACGTCCCGGGCGCGGGCTCCAGGCCTTCAAGCAGAGGTTTCCGAAGGCGCGGACGCTGCTGGTCGGTGGGGAGCGAGGGGTTCCCCTGAACGAGTTTCTCGCCGAACCCGCATCCCATTGGCTGGAGAGGGACGGGTGA
- a CDS encoding class I SAM-dependent methyltransferase, with the protein MPHERRLAGLARSGDGDDPRRQLVGQETDKVVDEGALEAVHEFYDNFLCLSAQDIICFWNQATNVGRQSRRPLTVTKGNGEAAARATAHYWDTLAPHHWRLENNYLNVPSVRLILGDIRPPVMVVGSGQGLIVEELRRQGLRCDGIDLSAEMMEYARLRRGLSLVRANATAMPFADGTYETVIVATGVIDFMADAQQIETILREANRIVSGTGNVFVAFYRYSAAQQRFLTSLGLLGDSTLHMRSAMVLSRLGFGALVAWVAKTAGISTLQAVLLCISTALGSTKRERAVALAIRRVLAQAGDPDAFIEATPETQPYRDKAAIGRLFDSLSMRIEDWQSSSSCHLVRVSRQ; encoded by the coding sequence GTGCCGCACGAGCGTCGTCTTGCCGGACTGGCGCGGTCCGGTGACGGCGACGATCCGCGGCGGCAGCTCGTCGGTCAGGAGACGGACAAGGTCGTCGACGAGGGGGCGTTGGAAGCTGTTCATGAGTTTTATGATAACTTTCTGTGCTTGTCTGCTCAAGATATCATATGTTTCTGGAACCAAGCAACGAACGTTGGCCGGCAATCAAGGAGGCCATTGACCGTGACCAAGGGAAACGGAGAGGCGGCCGCGCGCGCCACGGCCCACTACTGGGACACGCTGGCGCCGCATCACTGGCGCCTCGAAAACAACTACCTGAACGTGCCGAGCGTGCGTCTGATCCTCGGCGACATTCGCCCACCCGTCATGGTCGTCGGTTCCGGGCAGGGGCTGATCGTCGAGGAGCTTCGGCGTCAGGGGCTGCGATGCGACGGCATCGATCTGAGCGCCGAGATGATGGAATACGCCAGGTTGCGCAGAGGCCTGTCCCTGGTTCGCGCGAATGCGACCGCGATGCCGTTCGCTGATGGGACCTATGAGACGGTCATCGTTGCGACCGGCGTCATCGACTTCATGGCCGATGCGCAGCAGATCGAGACGATCCTGCGCGAAGCGAACCGGATCGTTTCGGGGACGGGCAACGTCTTCGTCGCGTTCTACAGATACAGTGCGGCGCAGCAGCGCTTCCTGACCTCGCTTGGACTCCTGGGGGATAGCACGTTGCACATGCGGTCGGCAATGGTGCTGAGTCGCCTCGGCTTCGGTGCGCTGGTGGCGTGGGTGGCGAAGACGGCCGGGATCAGCACGCTCCAGGCCGTCCTGTTGTGCATCAGCACGGCCCTCGGATCGACGAAACGTGAACGCGCAGTAGCCCTCGCGATTCGGCGGGTGCTCGCTCAGGCCGGGGATCCCGACGCCTTCATCGAAGCGACGCCGGAGACGCAGCCGTACCGCGACAAGGCGGCGATCGGACGCCTGTTCGACAGCCTGTCGATGAGAATCGAGGACTGGCAGTCATCGAGCAGCTGCCATCTGGTGCGGGTGTCGCGGCAGTGA
- a CDS encoding CIA30 family protein gives MKSARHLVGRSLTWLVVGVAVFTGVLATLPVPEAVEGPARGVPEETFAIVDVTAFDGEAFRQGWDVWVEDGRIRHAGQRLDLPEDLPRVDGRGHTLIPGLIDGHVHSFLSTLGDALRFGVTTVLDQSTDPAFAAAMRPAREEVARGTQADLFSAGMTATAPDGHGTQYGIPVETLTGPDEAAEWVRARKAEGSDWIKIIYEDGSAFGMEIASLDGETVAAVIAAAHAEGLAAVVHVSTLETALEAMAFGADGLVHVWRDEVVSEADARRFAEADIFVVPTLSVMVSADDPAVAELVRETDEAMLSPIQRQTLDGRFPGGLGEGGRVAMENVRRLRAAGVRLVAGTDAPNPGTGAGISMHGELRLLARAGMGSAEALAAATSVAADAVGVAERGRIAEGHLADLVLVRGDLEEDVSRSHDIAAIWKDGYLVDRAVGSAGTGPQAEIAHAPGETLIADFEDGFEASFGAWDVTTDQLTGGSSTASVAVRDGALVVTGEIAPGVPFPWAGVIWMPGAQPMRPVDFSGREAIRFRTRGDGRQYSVMLISSAEPAGPPPTVTFTAPEEWTQVAIPLEDFPTATPEIIAGLAFVAEGPVGGFGFEVDDLELR, from the coding sequence ATGAAGAGTGCACGCCATCTCGTTGGCCGCAGCCTGACCTGGCTCGTGGTGGGAGTCGCGGTCTTCACCGGCGTGCTCGCGACGCTGCCGGTGCCGGAGGCGGTGGAGGGCCCGGCCCGTGGCGTTCCCGAGGAAACGTTCGCGATCGTGGACGTCACGGCGTTCGACGGCGAGGCCTTCCGGCAGGGATGGGACGTGTGGGTCGAGGACGGGAGGATCCGGCACGCCGGCCAGAGGCTGGACCTGCCCGAGGATCTCCCGCGCGTCGACGGGCGGGGCCACACGCTGATCCCGGGGCTGATCGACGGCCACGTGCACAGCTTCCTCTCGACGCTGGGGGACGCGCTCCGTTTCGGGGTGACCACGGTGCTGGACCAGTCCACGGACCCGGCCTTCGCCGCGGCGATGCGGCCCGCGCGCGAAGAAGTGGCGCGCGGCACCCAGGCGGACCTCTTCTCCGCCGGCATGACCGCGACCGCCCCGGACGGGCACGGCACGCAGTACGGGATCCCCGTGGAGACGCTGACCGGCCCGGACGAGGCCGCGGAGTGGGTGAGGGCGCGCAAGGCCGAGGGCTCCGACTGGATCAAGATCATCTACGAGGACGGCAGCGCCTTCGGCATGGAAATCGCGTCGCTCGATGGGGAGACGGTCGCCGCAGTCATCGCGGCCGCGCACGCGGAGGGACTCGCCGCCGTGGTGCACGTGAGCACCCTCGAAACCGCACTTGAGGCGATGGCCTTCGGCGCCGACGGGCTGGTGCACGTGTGGCGCGACGAGGTCGTCTCCGAGGCGGATGCCCGGCGCTTCGCGGAGGCGGACATCTTCGTGGTCCCGACGCTCTCGGTCATGGTTTCGGCCGATGACCCGGCGGTGGCGGAACTGGTGCGCGAGACCGACGAAGCGATGCTCTCGCCGATTCAGCGGCAGACGCTCGACGGCCGCTTCCCGGGCGGGCTCGGGGAGGGCGGACGCGTGGCGATGGAGAACGTCCGCAGGCTGCGCGCGGCCGGAGTGCGGCTGGTCGCGGGCACGGACGCCCCGAACCCGGGAACCGGGGCGGGAATCTCCATGCACGGGGAGCTGCGCCTGCTCGCACGCGCCGGCATGGGGAGCGCGGAGGCGCTGGCGGCGGCGACTTCGGTGGCGGCGGACGCAGTCGGCGTCGCGGAGCGCGGCCGGATCGCCGAAGGCCATCTCGCCGATCTGGTGCTGGTGCGTGGCGACCTCGAGGAAGACGTGTCGCGCAGCCACGACATCGCCGCGATCTGGAAGGATGGGTACCTGGTGGATCGCGCGGTCGGCTCCGCAGGGACCGGGCCCCAGGCCGAGATCGCGCACGCTCCGGGCGAAACCTTGATCGCGGACTTCGAGGACGGCTTCGAGGCGAGCTTCGGTGCATGGGACGTGACGACGGACCAACTGACCGGGGGCTCCTCCACCGCCAGCGTAGCTGTACGCGACGGCGCGCTCGTGGTCACCGGCGAGATCGCCCCGGGAGTCCCCTTCCCCTGGGCCGGCGTGATCTGGATGCCCGGCGCGCAGCCCATGCGGCCCGTGGACTTCTCCGGCCGGGAGGCGATCCGCTTCCGGACGCGGGGGGATGGGCGGCAGTACTCGGTGATGCTGATCAGCAGCGCGGAGCCGGCCGGGCCGCCGCCCACCGTGACGTTCACCGCTCCCGAGGAGTGGACCCAGGTGGCGATCCCGCTGGAAGACTTCCCGACGGCCACGCCAGAGATCATTGCGGGGCTGGCGTTTGTGGCGGAGGGGCCGGTGGGGGGGTTCGGGTTCGAGGTGGATGATCTCGAGCTTCGGTGA
- a CDS encoding ABC transporter permease has translation MTGGAATASAGASMQARDTHRLTPTRRFRIYLLEARFQFVEVLREPMFAIPTLAFPLIFYLFFGVIMGARGVSLAVPTYVLATYGVFGVLGPALFGFGAGLANERDTGVLLLKQTTPMPAGAYLFAKVMAALIFGAVVVAALFLMAAHAAGVALYRWQWFALAGVLLAGVIPFCALGLAIGAWAQGRSAVAVVNLVFLPMAMLSGLWLPIYMFPDVMQDIALALPAYHHAQLALKVIAMDGGQPVPMHLAVLAAETLVFLAVAALGFRRADSFSMRRSR, from the coding sequence ATGACCGGCGGGGCGGCAACGGCCAGCGCGGGCGCTTCGATGCAAGCTCGCGACACCCATCGCCTGACCCCCACCCGCCGCTTCCGCATCTACCTCCTGGAGGCCCGCTTCCAGTTCGTGGAGGTGTTGCGGGAGCCCATGTTCGCCATCCCCACGCTGGCGTTCCCGCTCATCTTCTACCTGTTCTTCGGCGTGATCATGGGCGCGCGCGGGGTGTCGCTGGCCGTGCCGACCTACGTGCTGGCGACCTACGGGGTCTTCGGCGTCCTCGGTCCGGCGCTCTTCGGATTCGGAGCCGGGCTCGCGAACGAACGCGACACCGGCGTCCTGCTTCTGAAGCAGACCACGCCCATGCCCGCGGGCGCCTACCTGTTCGCCAAGGTCATGGCGGCGCTGATCTTCGGCGCGGTGGTCGTGGCGGCGCTGTTCCTGATGGCCGCCCACGCGGCGGGGGTAGCGCTCTATCGCTGGCAGTGGTTCGCGCTGGCCGGGGTGCTGCTCGCGGGCGTGATCCCGTTCTGCGCCCTGGGCCTGGCGATCGGCGCGTGGGCCCAGGGACGCTCGGCCGTCGCCGTGGTCAACCTCGTCTTCCTGCCCATGGCCATGCTCTCCGGGCTCTGGCTCCCCATCTACATGTTCCCGGATGTCATGCAGGACATCGCGCTCGCGCTTCCCGCCTATCACCACGCGCAACTCGCGCTCAAGGTCATCGCGATGGACGGCGGGCAGCCGGTCCCGATGCACCTGGCGGTTCTGGCGGCCGAAACGCTCGTCTTCCTCGCCGTGGCGGCGCTCGGGTTCCGCCGCGCGGACAGTTTCTCGATGAGGAGATCCCGATGA
- a CDS encoding ABC transporter ATP-binding protein gives MLALDDLDLEVRRGEVLGVLGPNGAGKTTAISLLLGSLQVQEGAASVFGFAPGAPEVRVRRGAMLQISGISANLTVREHIELFRAYYPAPIAASRLLAMAGLEDLSRRRYGKLSGGQQQRVMFALALAGDPELLFLDEPTTGLDVDARHRLWSEIRALRDSGRTTVLTTHNLDEADALADRVVVIHNGRRIAEGTPAEIKSRTAGRLVRCVTRIASDEVASLPGVVEARTRGQHLEALTTRPEDLVRELLARDEALADLTVVAAGLEEAFLALTRDGKEGAA, from the coding sequence GTGCTGGCGCTGGACGATCTCGATCTGGAGGTCCGGCGTGGCGAGGTGTTGGGGGTGCTCGGCCCCAATGGCGCCGGCAAGACCACCGCCATCAGCCTCCTCCTCGGGAGCCTGCAGGTGCAGGAGGGCGCGGCGAGCGTCTTCGGCTTCGCTCCGGGAGCGCCGGAGGTGCGGGTGCGGCGGGGCGCGATGCTCCAGATCTCGGGCATCTCCGCGAATCTGACGGTCCGCGAGCATATCGAGCTCTTCCGCGCCTACTATCCCGCGCCGATTGCGGCTTCGCGCCTGCTCGCCATGGCGGGCCTCGAGGATCTCTCCCGGCGCAGGTACGGGAAGCTCTCCGGAGGTCAGCAGCAGCGGGTGATGTTCGCCCTGGCGCTGGCGGGCGATCCGGAGCTGCTGTTCCTGGACGAGCCCACCACTGGGCTCGACGTCGATGCGCGGCACCGGCTGTGGAGCGAGATCCGGGCGCTCAGAGATTCCGGGCGCACCACCGTGCTCACCACGCACAACCTGGACGAGGCCGACGCGCTGGCGGACCGCGTGGTCGTGATCCATAACGGGCGGCGGATCGCGGAGGGCACCCCGGCGGAGATCAAGTCGCGCACGGCGGGGCGGCTGGTGCGCTGCGTCACGCGGATCGCGTCCGATGAAGTGGCCAGCCTGCCCGGCGTCGTCGAGGCCAGGACGCGAGGGCAGCATCTGGAGGCGTTGACGACGCGGCCCGAGGACCTGGTCCGGGAGCTGCTCGCCCGCGACGAGGCGCTAGCGGATCTCACGGTCGTGGCCGCAGGGCTCGAAGAGGCGTTTCTCGCGCTGACGCGGGATGGTAAGGAGGGCGCGGCATGA